Proteins from one Esox lucius isolate fEsoLuc1 chromosome 19, fEsoLuc1.pri, whole genome shotgun sequence genomic window:
- the panx2 gene encoding pannexin-2: MQNILEQNLDMATALLAGEKLKELILPGSSQDEKGGMLAGLMVQLKLELPFDRVVTIGTVIIPILLVTLVFTRNFAEESIYCYTPHNFTRDQALYARGYCWTELRDAVPGVEPDLRPSLFEHKFLPYALLAFAGIMYIPALGWEFMASTRLTSELNFLLHEIDNCYHRAAEGRAPKIEKQIQSKGPGITEKERREIIENAEKEKSPEQNLFEKYLERRGQSNFLAKLYLARHLAIICLSSIPISYLSAYWHRQRQNEFSCALGEPPDSSSIPELRLSVNCKLPAVQLQRIMAAVDIALLSTMNLVILVNLLHLFVVRKSNFVFDKLHKVGIKTRRRWQKSQFCDINILAMFCNENRDHIKSLNRLDFITNESDLMYDNVVRQLLAALAQSNQDVTPTVRDSGIQTLDPNMDPSLLGVGELGGEPLVIKRPRKKIKWIPSSNPLPQPFKEPLSITRLENSTKPEKPKLVRRKTMAENYVAPLSKSTQYPPSAKDLSAMEKKHSRNFSLDVHPYMLTIRKPNKVETVSTEPLPTDHTLDAVFIEGTHTIVHVSASITEKKDSTPESTNTVFSTITVPTTTYLNGASPSPNPPFLADRHLTGPLMEQEEPEAVQPAVFTRIPSHQLLSMHQLLSMEEEGAGGQGVRLSERPGGELIAAGEC; the protein is encoded by the exons ATGCAGAACATCCTCGAGCAGAATTTAGACATGGCCACAGCTCTGCTGGCGGGGGAGAAGCTGAAGGAGCTGATCTTGCCCGGCTCCTCCCAGGATGAGAAGGGAGGCATGCTAGCCGGTCTCATGGTCCAGCTCAAACTGGAGCTGCCGTTTGACCGTGTCGTCACCATTGGCACTGTCATCATCCCCATCCTGCTTGTCACCCTCGTCTTCACAAGGAACTTCGCAG AGGAGTCGATCTACTGTTACACGCCTCATAACTTCACCCGCGACCAGGCCCTGTATGCACGAGGCTACTGCTGGACAGAGCTGCGTGACGCTGTGCCAGGGGTCGAACCTGACCTACGACCTTCGCTCTTTGAGCACAAGTTCTTACCCTATGCCCTGCTGGCTTTCGCCGGCATCATGTACATCCCTGCTCTGGGCTGGGAGTTCATGGCCTCCACCAGACTTACCTCAGAGCTCAACTTCCTGCTTCACGAGATCGACAACTGCTATCACCGGGCTGCCGAGGGCCGGGCTCCCAAGATCGAGAAGCAGATCCAGTCAAAAGGACCTGGcatcacagagaaagagagacgagAGATCATTGAGAACgcggagaaggagaagagcCCTGAGCAGAACCTGTTTGAGAAGTACCTGGAGCGGCGGGGCCAGAGCAACTTCCTGGCCAAGCTGTACTTGGCACGTCACCTGGCCATCATCTGCCTCAGCTCCATCCCCATCTCCTACTTGAGTGCCTACTGGCACCGGCAGCGCCAGAATGAGTTCAGCTGCGCCCTGGGGGAGCCGCCGGACTCCAGCAGCATCCCCGAGCTGAGGCTCAGCGTCAACTGCAAGCTCCCGGCCGTGCAGCTGCAGCGCATCATGGCGGCGGTGGACATCGCCCTGCTGAGCACCATGAACCTGGTCATCCTGGTCAACCTGCTGCACCTCTTCGTGGTGCGGAAGTCCAACTTTGTATTCGACAAACTGCACAAGGTGGGCATCAAGACACGACGGCGCTGGCAGAAGTCCCAGTTCTGCGACATCAACATCCTGGCGATGTTCTGCAACGAGAACCGGGATCACATCAAGTCACTCAACCGCCTGGACTTCATTACCAATGAGAGTGACCTCATGTATGACAATGTGGTGAGGCAGCTTCTGGCTGCGTTGGCCCAGTCTAACCAAGATGTCACACCTACAGTGAGGGACTCCGGTATCCAGACCCTGGATCCCAATATGGACCCCTCTCTACTGGGGGTAGGAGAGCTGGGAGGGGAGCCGCTAGTCATCAAACGGCCGCGCAAGAAGATCAAGTGGATCCCCAGCTCTAACCCCTTGCCCCAACCCTTTAAG GAACCTCTGTCAATAACACGTCTAGAAAACAGCACTAAGCCTGAGAAGCCCAAACTTGTGAGGAGGAAAACCATGGCAGAGAACTATGTTGCTCCACTGAGCAAGAGCACGCAGTATCCACCCTCAGCCAAAG ACTTGAGCGCCATGGAGAAAAAGCACAGTCGAAACTTTTCCCTGGATGTTCACCCATACATGCTGACCATCCGTAAGCCCAACAAGGTAGAGACCGTCAGCACAGAGCCTCTGCCCACAGACCACACCCTGGATGCTGTGTTCATCGAAGGCACACACACCATTGTCCATGTCTCTGCTTCCATCACTG aaaagaaagaCAGCACCCCAGAGTCCACCAACACGGTCTTCTCCACAATCACGGTTCCCACCACCACCTATCTCAACGGTGCCAGTCCCAGCCCCAATCCACCCTTTCTGGCCGACCGCCACCTTACAGGGCCTCTAATGGAACAAGAGGAGCCTGAAGCAGTCCAGCCTGCGGTCTTCACCCGGATACCCTCCCACCAGCTGCTCAGCATGCACCAGCTGCTCAgcatggaggaagagggggcgGGGGGCCAAGGGGTCAGGCTGTCTGAGAGACCCGGGGGGGAGCTGATCGCTGCAGGGGAGTGCTGA
- the trabd gene encoding traB domain-containing protein, with amino-acid sequence MNQDSEAGLAGPSDDACDDACDDACEDDSLPSRPPGLSDSEAVELLWQVRAQRRQSSPELPETVTRLTASDGSLLYLVGTAHFSDSSKKDVAMTIRAVQPDVVVVELCQYRVSMLKMDEKTLLKEAKEINLDKVRQAINQNGVMSGLMQILLLKVSAHITEQLGMAPGGEFREAFKEAGKVPFCKFHLGDRPIPVTFKRAIAALSLWQKARLAWGLCFLSDPISKEDVEKCKQKDLLEQTMLEMIGEFPALHQTIVAERDIYLTHTLRQAARCVEASPNAQKVPAVVVGVVGMGHVPGIERNWEKELNIQDIMSVAPPSRFGWMLRTVLKAGMIGMLGYACYRAGGGVGRALLSLPTVQSLLENMRPLPPVAA; translated from the exons ATGAACCAAGACTCAGAG GCTGGGTTGGCAGGTCCCTCTGACGATGCTTGTGACGATGCTTGTGACGATGCTTGTGAAGATGATTCACTGCCTAGTCGTCCTCCTGGACTCT CGGACTCTGAGGCAGTGGAGCTTTTGTGGCAGGTGCGAGCCCAGCGGCGCCAGTCTTCCCCAGAACTCCCTGAGACAGTCACCCGGCTGACCGCTTCCGATGGCAGCCTGCTATACCTGGTGGGCACCGCCCACTTCAGTGACAGCAGCAAGAAGGATGTTGCCATG acGATTCGTGCCGTTCAGCCagatgtggtggtggtggagctGTGTCAATATAGGGTATCCATGCTGAAGATGGACGAGAAGACGCTGCTCAAGGAGGCCAAGGAAATCAACCTGGATAAAGTGCGGCAGGCTATCAATCAG AATGGAGTGATGTCTGGCCTGATGCAAATCCTGCTGCTTAAAGTGTCTGCTCACATCACAGAGCAGTTGGGCATGGCCCCTGGAGGGGAGTTCAGAGAGGCCTTCAAAGAG GCGGGCAAGGTGCCCTTCTGCAAGTTCCACCTGGGGGACCGGCCCATCCCTGTGACATTCAAACGGGCCATTGCTGCTCTGAGTCTGTGGCAGAAAGCCCGGCTGGCCTGGGGCCTTTGCTTCCTGTCAGACCCCATCAG TAAGGAAGATGTGGAGAAATGCAAACAGAAGGACCTGCTGGAACAGACCATGCTGGAGATGATCGGCGAGTTCCCCGCTCTCCACCAGACCATCGTAGCGGAGCGAGACATCTACCTCACGCACACACTTCGCCAGGCCGCGCGTTGTGTGGAGGCGTCGCCCAACGCTCAGA AAGTGCCTGCGGTGGTGGTGGGAGTTGTGGGGATGGGTCATGTCCCTGGCATCGAGAGAAACTGGGAGAAGGAGCTCAACATTCAGGACATCATGAG TGTCGCTCCTCCGTCTCGATTTGGCTGGATGCTGCGCACAGTGCTGAAGGCTGGGATGATTGGAATGCTGGGATACGCCTGCTACCGTGCAGGTGGGGGCGTGGGAAGGGCTCTTCTGTCCCTACCCACTGTCCAATCACTACTGGAAAACATGCGACCACTACCTCCAGTGGCGGCTTGA